A part of Paenibacillus donghaensis genomic DNA contains:
- a CDS encoding DUF3788 domain-containing protein, with the protein MNNPRLCDKETVPSFELIYSYLGPQATEAWLQLTRFAEQNYDHVSELIFGGKNYGWNLRYRKSGKTLFSMFPEQDRFTVLLVLGKKEIQAYEERIHEFGEFFKHVYESASQYHDGRWLWIGIDSVAQINDIEKMIMIKRKPITSATKKQL; encoded by the coding sequence ATGAACAACCCAAGATTATGTGATAAAGAAACTGTCCCTTCGTTTGAACTTATCTACTCCTATCTAGGTCCTCAAGCGACAGAAGCCTGGCTGCAGTTGACCCGTTTCGCTGAACAAAACTATGATCACGTATCCGAGTTGATTTTTGGCGGAAAAAATTATGGTTGGAATCTCAGGTACCGCAAAAGCGGCAAGACCTTATTCAGTATGTTTCCTGAGCAGGACCGTTTCACCGTTCTGCTTGTGTTGGGCAAAAAGGAGATTCAGGCCTACGAAGAAAGAATACATGAATTTGGGGAGTTTTTTAAACATGTATATGAGAGTGCCTCCCAATATCATGATGGAAGATGGCTATGGATTGGGATTGACTCTGTTGCGCAAATAAACGATATTGAAAAAATGATAATGATCAAGAGAAAACCTATTACTTCCGCAACAAAAAAACAATTATAG
- a CDS encoding retropepsin-like aspartic protease, giving the protein MNITESYGLPFVSMTVVFRGRELKLEKVLLDTGSASTLLNADIVQEIGMVPEGNDIVDIIRGVGGVEYVYTKYLDSIIVDEAILNDFQVEIGNMDYGMEIDGILGFNFLKQAGAVIDTGELQLKTNVC; this is encoded by the coding sequence ATGAACATAACGGAAAGCTATGGGCTTCCCTTCGTAAGCATGACAGTTGTGTTTAGAGGGAGAGAATTAAAGCTGGAGAAGGTATTGCTAGACACAGGTTCTGCAAGCACACTTTTGAATGCGGATATCGTACAGGAGATTGGCATGGTTCCTGAAGGAAATGATATCGTTGATATAATACGGGGTGTAGGTGGTGTGGAGTATGTGTACACCAAGTACCTGGATTCGATTATAGTCGATGAAGCAATACTTAATGATTTTCAAGTGGAAATCGGGAATATGGATTATGGCATGGAAATCGACGGCATCCTTGGTTTTAATTTCTTGAAACAAGCAGGGGCTGTGATTGACACAGGAGAATTGCAACTGAAAACTAACGTTTGCTAA
- a CDS encoding AraC family ligand binding domain-containing protein, whose product MTREVRTVVFDTDLNFEAYQFEGIMQKFPNHFHDYYVIGFIEQGKRHLVCNQEEYILNSGDVIIFNPHDPHACAQIDGSTLDYRCINIQPEVMRKYVLEITGQEYTPQFTQNVLYQSELALPLHDLHQIILEDKEDFHKEELFLFLLEQLLNEYTDADFPPPAQELALEIMTICEYMESHYTESITLNQLSGLVGLSKYHLLRLFTRQKGISPYCYLETLRINHAKRLLGQGIPPMEVAGQTGFSDQSHFTNFFKKLIGLTPKQYMRIFTQQARAVDTPS is encoded by the coding sequence TTGACTCGTGAAGTAAGAACCGTCGTCTTCGACACAGACCTGAATTTTGAAGCCTATCAGTTTGAGGGGATTATGCAGAAGTTCCCCAACCATTTTCACGACTATTACGTGATTGGGTTTATTGAACAAGGCAAGCGGCACCTGGTCTGCAACCAGGAAGAATATATTCTAAACAGCGGGGATGTCATTATCTTCAATCCGCACGACCCTCACGCCTGTGCGCAGATCGACGGAAGCACCCTGGACTACCGCTGCATCAATATTCAGCCGGAGGTGATGCGTAAATACGTGCTGGAAATTACAGGCCAGGAGTACACGCCGCAGTTCACACAGAACGTACTTTACCAGAGCGAGCTGGCTCTTCCCCTTCATGATCTGCATCAGATCATTCTGGAGGACAAGGAGGATTTCCACAAAGAGGAGTTGTTTCTGTTCCTGCTGGAGCAGCTGCTGAATGAATATACGGATGCGGACTTCCCTCCTCCCGCACAGGAACTGGCCTTAGAGATTATGACCATTTGCGAATACATGGAGTCCCATTATACGGAGAGCATTACCCTCAATCAATTAAGCGGCTTAGTCGGATTAAGCAAATATCACTTGCTGCGGCTGTTCACCAGACAAAAAGGCATCTCCCCCTATTGCTACCTGGAGACCCTGCGGATTAACCATGCCAAGCGGCTGCTGGGGCAAGGCATACCCCCTATGGAGGTTGCCGGTCAGACCGGATTCAGTGACCAGAGCCATTTTACGAATTTCTTCAAAAAACTGATCGGTCTCACTCCCAAGCAATATATGCGTATATTCACTCAGCAAGCACGTGCAGTGGATACCCCCTCATGA
- a CDS encoding DMT family transporter — protein sequence MEERKTTNGHLLALLTILIWGTTFISTKILLIDFTPVEILFFRFLLGYVVLILIYSGPVRTASFREELLFMAAGLCGVTLYFLVENIALVYTLASNVGVIVSIAPFLTAVLAHFFLEGEKLHRQFLFGFGIALTGIVLIGLNGSFILKLNPLGDLLAFLAPAVWAVYSVLMRTISQRNYHTIGSTRRVFFYGLLFMIPALFLFEFHLDLGRLGKMANLSNLLFLGLGASALCFVTWNRAVGLLGAVQTSVYIYLVPVITVAASVLILQEQITWVTGLGTGLTLLGSLISEGKTKKVASSA from the coding sequence ATGGAGGAACGCAAGACAACCAACGGGCACTTGCTCGCTTTGCTGACCATTCTGATCTGGGGAACGACTTTTATCTCCACCAAGATCCTGCTAATTGACTTTACGCCCGTGGAAATCCTCTTTTTCCGCTTCCTGCTTGGATATGTGGTGCTGATCCTGATCTACTCAGGTCCCGTGCGGACAGCATCCTTTCGGGAAGAGCTGCTGTTCATGGCGGCTGGATTATGCGGAGTAACCTTATATTTTCTCGTTGAGAATATAGCGTTGGTCTATACCCTTGCCTCCAACGTAGGCGTGATTGTGTCGATTGCTCCCTTTTTGACAGCAGTATTGGCACATTTCTTCTTGGAGGGAGAGAAGCTGCATCGGCAATTCCTCTTCGGATTCGGGATAGCCCTCACCGGGATTGTACTAATCGGACTGAACGGGAGTTTCATCTTGAAGCTTAATCCACTTGGAGATCTGCTGGCCTTCCTGGCCCCTGCGGTCTGGGCAGTCTATTCCGTACTAATGCGCACAATCAGCCAGCGGAACTACCACACCATCGGGAGTACACGCAGAGTGTTCTTCTATGGATTGCTGTTCATGATTCCTGCCCTCTTCCTGTTCGAATTCCACCTCGACCTGGGCCGCCTTGGCAAAATGGCGAATCTATCCAACCTGCTCTTTCTCGGCCTGGGAGCTTCGGCTCTGTGTTTTGTGACCTGGAACCGGGCCGTCGGCCTTTTGGGTGCGGTCCAAACAAGCGTGTATATTTATCTGGTGCCTGTCATTACCGTAGCCGCATCTGTGCTGATTCTGCAGGAGCAAATAACCTGGGTAACGGGGCTGGGGACGGGACTTACACTTCTGGGGTCGTTGATTTCGGAAGGAAAAACCAAAAAAGTTGCTTCTTCAGCGTAG
- a CDS encoding RNA polymerase sigma factor, whose translation MDSRELEQLIFGIQSGNSGQYALIVRAFQQPIYGYCCRLLGNRQDAEDAVQDILVKAYQAIHQYKPTVQFSAWLYRIAYNHCLNLLRRRRLHRQVMQIFRPETVVASAEQELDDRLYKPSLAAALAKLSLEERNILILRVFEEKSYAEMSEILKISPNALNKRMNRIKQKVKQVMESEEEKLWDEPQSAMNTKI comes from the coding sequence ATGGACTCCAGAGAACTGGAGCAGTTGATCTTCGGAATTCAGAGCGGGAATAGCGGACAGTATGCCCTCATTGTCAGGGCTTTTCAGCAGCCGATCTACGGCTATTGCTGTCGTCTGCTCGGGAACAGGCAGGATGCCGAGGACGCGGTGCAGGATATACTGGTGAAGGCGTATCAGGCGATTCATCAGTACAAGCCTACTGTACAGTTCTCGGCCTGGCTGTACCGGATTGCCTATAATCATTGCCTGAATCTATTGCGCAGGCGCAGGCTGCACCGTCAGGTGATGCAGATCTTCCGGCCGGAAACGGTCGTGGCGAGTGCCGAGCAGGAGCTGGATGACCGGCTTTACAAGCCGTCTTTGGCGGCGGCCTTGGCCAAGTTATCGCTGGAGGAACGGAATATCTTGATTCTGCGGGTATTCGAGGAGAAGAGTTATGCGGAGATGAGTGAGATCCTGAAGATCAGCCCCAATGCGCTGAACAAAAGAATGAACCGCATCAAGCAAAAAGTGAAGCAGGTCATGGAATCGGAGGAGGAAAAGCTGTGGGACGAACCGCAATCAGCCATGAATACCAAGATATAA
- a CDS encoding GNAT family N-acetyltransferase — protein sequence MQVSDRSMDTTIYDLSTEYSIRRAEPEEWGVYCSVYYNMQYNGFFREESYANSRRNSFWIYKEKTKIGGVRIAPNVIYHLFFIPPFNDSLGVLKQLKELLLLWSDKTKPIKTFEVLPDQVHLYTRAGFWPDEFRCRWMQRPTDHFEVIWDDNLIIKSPQIEENEAGAKRYTHEDEIARCDFDSFTGGFEAVRRKKFSLEDFIPNEDPNYSNEILVQASTLVFDKDTGQLIANCRLCLQDNLAAVYSIGVIPAHRGRGLATRMLQRALTILKDKYPMLRLYVMEGNDAESVYFNLGFVPGVQEIQNMCIPVEILQKNRSC from the coding sequence ATGCAAGTAAGTGATCGGTCTATGGATACTACTATTTATGATTTATCGACTGAATATTCGATTCGAAGAGCAGAGCCTGAAGAATGGGGAGTATATTGTTCGGTTTATTATAACATGCAGTACAATGGTTTTTTTAGAGAAGAAAGTTATGCTAATTCGCGCCGGAATTCGTTTTGGATTTATAAGGAAAAAACTAAAATAGGCGGGGTAAGGATCGCGCCAAACGTTATATACCATTTATTTTTTATCCCTCCGTTCAACGATTCATTGGGGGTATTGAAGCAGCTTAAAGAGTTATTATTACTTTGGTCGGATAAAACAAAGCCGATTAAGACCTTTGAAGTTCTTCCGGATCAAGTTCATTTATATACACGGGCAGGCTTTTGGCCAGATGAGTTCAGATGCCGCTGGATGCAGCGCCCTACAGATCATTTTGAAGTAATCTGGGATGACAACCTAATAATTAAGAGTCCCCAAATTGAAGAAAATGAGGCGGGTGCTAAGCGGTATACTCATGAAGATGAAATTGCTCGTTGTGACTTCGATAGCTTTACAGGAGGTTTTGAAGCAGTAAGGAGAAAAAAGTTCTCTTTAGAAGATTTTATTCCAAATGAAGATCCTAACTATTCGAATGAAATATTAGTTCAGGCCTCCACATTGGTCTTTGATAAGGATACGGGTCAGCTCATCGCAAATTGCCGCCTTTGTCTACAGGACAATCTGGCAGCGGTGTATAGTATAGGGGTTATACCTGCACATAGAGGAAGAGGATTGGCTACACGTATGTTGCAGAGAGCCCTGACTATCCTGAAGGATAAATACCCAATGCTGAGATTGTATGTTATGGAAGGTAATGATGCGGAATCGGTTTATTTTAACCTGGGGTTCGTGCCTGGAGTACAGGAGATACAGAATATGTGTATTCCCGTCGAGATATTGCAGAAAAACAGGAGTTGTTAA
- a CDS encoding recombinase family protein → MRVAYYVRVSSERQAEKELSIPAQIKAIQQYCTEKGWSIVSEFIEKGKSAKTDDRPEFQKMIALAKRSNRPFDAVIVYKFDRFSRKRDDHVIYKALLNQCGVKVISITDLTLI, encoded by the coding sequence ATGAGAGTAGCCTATTATGTCCGTGTGTCATCCGAGCGTCAAGCAGAGAAAGAGTTATCAATCCCAGCTCAGATTAAAGCCATTCAGCAATATTGCACGGAGAAGGGTTGGAGTATCGTCAGTGAATTTATTGAAAAAGGGAAATCCGCCAAAACGGACGATCGCCCGGAATTCCAGAAGATGATCGCTTTAGCTAAACGCTCCAATCGTCCTTTTGATGCGGTGATCGTCTATAAGTTCGACAGGTTTTCCCGTAAACGTGACGACCATGTTATCTACAAGGCATTGCTTAATCAATGTGGGGTGAAGGTCATTTCGATTACGGATCTGACTCTGATTTAG
- a CDS encoding type II toxin-antitoxin system death-on-curing family toxin, with product MSEIRYLTIQEAIAINVAMIQRYSIGEQIGVKNPSLLESAVLRCQSSAFGNDAYPTLFDKAAALFGSLGQNHPFHNGNNRTAFTAVVIFLRYNHLRFVMDTKLAEDFTVDMVNHKYTIDELAAMILEHSVRLT from the coding sequence ATGAGTGAAATCCGTTACTTGACCATACAAGAAGCTATAGCAATTAACGTTGCCATGATACAGAGGTATAGTATAGGAGAGCAGATTGGAGTAAAAAATCCCAGCCTATTGGAATCTGCAGTTCTTCGTTGTCAATCATCCGCGTTCGGTAATGATGCCTACCCTACTTTATTTGATAAGGCAGCTGCTCTGTTCGGATCTCTTGGTCAAAATCATCCGTTTCATAACGGTAACAACCGTACAGCATTTACCGCAGTTGTGATCTTTTTGCGCTATAATCATTTGCGTTTTGTGATGGACACAAAACTTGCCGAGGATTTCACAGTCGATATGGTGAATCATAAATATACTATTGATGAATTAGCAGCAATGATCCTGGAACATAGTGTGAGATTAACGTAG
- a CDS encoding DUF6809 family protein, giving the protein MPTILDSLYHGSLFPNEKVIPKDPNYRPINRQITESLEAWKLRLSDGDFEELESLLELYSQVQGMEMATSFTYGFKVGAAMMIEILSDPE; this is encoded by the coding sequence ATGCCAACCATCCTCGATTCCCTATACCACGGCAGCCTTTTCCCTAACGAAAAGGTCATCCCCAAAGACCCCAATTATCGCCCGATCAACAGGCAAATCACCGAGTCCCTGGAGGCTTGGAAGCTGAGGCTGTCCGATGGGGATTTTGAGGAGTTAGAGTCCTTATTGGAACTGTATTCCCAGGTTCAAGGGATGGAGATGGCGACTTCGTTTACTTATGGATTCAAAGTTGGGGCAGCCATGATGATTGAAATTCTTTCCGATCCAGAATAG
- a CDS encoding ABC transporter substrate-binding protein, protein MKFKKINVLVPVVLLSILLVACGKEDTKEKGAANEASPVPQEYKNELNIALTAQPPTLDSAMTVSAVALDTAGYIFEQLYTLNADYEPVPMLAESVDVSEDGLIYTFTLRQGVKFHNGKEMTSEDVVASMNRWVVTSSRAKVLLTNAKFEAADTYKVKLTVESPSSDVLILIASQAQFPAIMPKEIVEAAPAEGITEYIGTGPYKFKEWKQDQYIQLVKYEDYQSVDSEPSGFAGRKDAPTENLIFHFVTDHSTRIAGVKTGKYDIADSIPIENYDELSIEKDLELLSFPGGALTAFLNTSEGLLADVKIRQAILAALNNDEILLASFAKPDLYSLSPGYLNTNQVQWANDAGKEYYNQANPEKAKELLAEAGYNGEEITLLTTKDYAEMYAATLVIQEQLRNIGMNVKVDSYDFPTFLETKNERSKWDLFVASTGYQITPPQLLAVNPDWAGLDNETVKNALKAIRGASTPELAKKEWETLQAYLYELGSSTVIGHYNGIVAVSKSIEGFVNFEAPIAWNAKIAK, encoded by the coding sequence ATGAAATTCAAGAAGATTAATGTACTGGTGCCTGTTGTATTGTTGAGCATATTGCTTGTTGCATGCGGCAAAGAAGATACAAAAGAAAAGGGTGCAGCAAACGAAGCCAGTCCAGTCCCGCAAGAGTATAAAAATGAATTGAATATAGCACTTACAGCACAACCGCCAACCTTGGATTCTGCAATGACTGTGTCTGCTGTGGCGTTAGATACAGCAGGGTATATCTTCGAACAGCTGTACACATTGAATGCTGATTATGAGCCAGTGCCGATGCTTGCGGAATCAGTGGATGTAAGTGAAGACGGTTTGATCTATACGTTTACACTTCGCCAAGGTGTGAAGTTCCATAATGGCAAGGAAATGACCTCTGAAGATGTTGTGGCATCAATGAATCGTTGGGTAGTTACATCATCCCGTGCCAAGGTTCTTCTAACAAATGCGAAGTTTGAGGCTGCGGATACATATAAAGTGAAGTTAACTGTAGAGAGCCCATCCTCTGACGTATTAATATTAATTGCTTCTCAAGCACAGTTCCCGGCGATTATGCCTAAAGAGATCGTGGAAGCTGCACCAGCAGAAGGAATTACTGAGTATATCGGAACAGGCCCTTATAAGTTCAAGGAATGGAAGCAAGATCAATATATTCAACTAGTGAAGTATGAGGATTATCAATCCGTAGATTCAGAACCAAGCGGGTTTGCCGGGAGAAAGGATGCGCCGACAGAGAATCTTATCTTCCATTTCGTAACTGACCATTCTACGCGAATTGCAGGTGTGAAGACTGGGAAGTATGACATTGCTGATAGCATTCCAATTGAGAATTATGACGAGCTTTCGATCGAAAAAGATCTTGAATTGCTTTCATTTCCGGGGGGCGCTTTAACAGCATTCCTAAACACAAGTGAAGGACTGCTGGCGGACGTTAAGATCCGTCAAGCTATACTAGCCGCACTAAATAACGATGAAATCTTGTTAGCCAGTTTTGCAAAACCGGATTTATATTCCTTGTCACCGGGTTACTTGAACACAAACCAGGTACAATGGGCAAATGATGCCGGTAAGGAATATTACAACCAAGCGAACCCGGAAAAGGCCAAGGAATTGCTTGCAGAAGCCGGATATAATGGGGAAGAAATCACATTGCTTACGACCAAGGACTACGCTGAAATGTATGCAGCTACACTGGTTATCCAAGAGCAGCTTCGTAACATTGGCATGAATGTGAAGGTTGACAGCTATGATTTCCCTACCTTCTTAGAGACCAAAAATGAACGCAGCAAATGGGACTTGTTCGTAGCGAGTACTGGATACCAGATAACACCACCCCAACTGTTAGCTGTGAATCCAGATTGGGCTGGATTGGATAATGAAACCGTGAAAAATGCACTGAAGGCTATTCGCGGAGCATCTACTCCGGAACTCGCCAAGAAAGAATGGGAAACACTACAAGCTTACTTATATGAACTTGGTTCTTCCACAGTTATTGGACATTACAATGGTATTGTCGCCGTATCCAAGTCTATTGAAGGCTTTGTGAATTTTGAGGCTCCTATAGCTTGGAATGCAAAAATAGCGAAGTAA
- a CDS encoding GntR family transcriptional regulator → MTTFVYKQIIDDLKMKIFAGQYADMRLPDERSLSELYQVSRSSIKRALTKMEHSGIIFKKRGSGTFINPLYIRNESIFNYEGSNLGVTDNFQMHGKKPKIKVLDFEVIKPTEELQRDLFLEPHDFVYKIVRLRLFDEEPFMIETGYIPIKIVQDLNQTIIEGSIFHYLEESRNLAVTKSFLSIFAEPSEAKDQDLLHLKENEPVGIMEGIFFLDNGTPFEFSHMRFHYKYLKFNTFVSVQ, encoded by the coding sequence ATGACAACATTTGTCTACAAGCAAATTATCGATGACCTCAAAATGAAAATTTTTGCAGGACAGTATGCCGACATGAGATTGCCGGATGAGCGGAGTCTCAGTGAACTCTACCAGGTTAGCCGCAGCTCCATTAAACGTGCGCTGACCAAAATGGAACACTCCGGAATTATTTTTAAGAAACGTGGTTCGGGGACCTTTATCAACCCGCTATACATAAGAAATGAATCAATCTTTAACTACGAGGGTTCCAATCTGGGTGTAACCGACAATTTCCAAATGCATGGCAAGAAGCCGAAGATCAAAGTGCTGGATTTCGAGGTCATTAAGCCGACGGAGGAGCTGCAGCGGGATTTGTTCCTGGAGCCGCATGATTTCGTGTACAAAATTGTACGCTTGCGCTTGTTCGATGAGGAGCCTTTTATGATTGAGACCGGCTATATCCCGATCAAAATTGTTCAGGATCTAAATCAGACGATTATCGAGGGGTCGATTTTTCACTATTTGGAGGAATCGCGTAATTTGGCGGTCACCAAATCGTTTTTATCCATTTTTGCAGAGCCTTCGGAAGCTAAGGATCAAGACCTGCTGCATCTGAAAGAAAACGAACCGGTGGGCATCATGGAAGGGATCTTCTTCCTGGATAATGGCACGCCCTTTGAGTTCTCGCATATGCGGTTCCATTATAAATATTTGAAATTTAATACGTTTGTATCGGTTCAATAA
- a CDS encoding phosphoketolase family protein — MGLSVIETNYSSKTYLAKLDAYWRATNYISVGQLYLKDNPLLRESLKESDVKVKPIGHWGTIPGQNFIYAHLNRVINKYDLNMFYVEGPGHGGQVMVSNSYLDGSYSEIYPHITQDTPGLKKLFKQFSFPGGVASHAAPETPGSIHEGGELGYSLSHGVGAILDYPDLISAVVVGDGEAETGPLAASWFSNRFINPITDGAVLPILHLNGFKISNPTILSRQTKEEITAYFTGMGWEPHFVEGEDPEHMHPEMAKVLDTIVEKIAAIQKNARENKDTTRPLWPMLVFRSPKGWTGPKEWDHVPNENSFRAHQVPIPVDQNNMKHAPALLEWMNSYKPEELFDDNGTLKAEIAEILPTGDKRMAMNPVTNAGKLIKELNLPDFRSYALDNSVPGTVVAQDMAVLGKYMKEVILLNEENKNFRIFGPDETMSNRLGPVFEVTKRQWLDRIIEPNDEFMASYGRVIDSQLSEHQAEGLLEGYVLTGRHGFFASYEAFLRVVDSMITQHFKWLRKATDQTWRADIPSLNVVATSTVFQQDHNGYTHQDPGLLGHLADKKPEFIREYLPADANTLLAVFDTILNDRQKINLVVSSKHPRPQWFTADEAKELVDKGLKIIDWASTDNGGEPDIVFASSGTEPTIEALAAISILHEQLPELKIRYINVVDLLKLRSQKLDPRGFSDAEFDQFFTKDKPVVFAFHGYEGLIKDLFFDRHNHNLRVHGYRENGDITTPFDMRVLNQMDRFDLVKEAVLSLPGADKYTDIVNEMDEMVKKHHHYIREEGLDLPEVENWVWKALK; from the coding sequence ATGGGATTATCAGTTATCGAAACGAACTACTCATCTAAGACGTATTTAGCGAAACTTGACGCCTATTGGCGTGCAACCAATTACATATCTGTAGGCCAGCTGTATCTGAAGGACAATCCGTTGTTACGTGAATCCCTGAAGGAATCCGATGTAAAAGTGAAACCGATCGGACACTGGGGCACGATCCCCGGCCAGAACTTCATTTATGCCCACCTCAACCGTGTTATTAACAAATATGATCTGAACATGTTCTACGTTGAGGGTCCAGGTCATGGCGGCCAGGTTATGGTGTCCAATTCGTATTTGGATGGAAGCTACAGCGAAATTTACCCGCATATCACACAGGATACCCCGGGTCTGAAGAAATTGTTCAAGCAATTCTCATTCCCAGGTGGCGTTGCTTCCCATGCGGCTCCCGAAACTCCGGGATCAATTCATGAGGGCGGCGAATTAGGCTACTCCCTGTCTCATGGCGTAGGTGCGATTCTCGATTATCCGGACTTGATCTCGGCGGTTGTTGTCGGAGATGGAGAGGCAGAAACCGGACCTTTGGCTGCTTCGTGGTTCTCCAACCGGTTCATCAACCCGATCACAGATGGTGCGGTTCTGCCGATCCTGCATTTGAATGGCTTCAAGATCAGCAACCCAACGATTCTATCCCGTCAGACTAAAGAGGAGATTACCGCTTACTTCACAGGTATGGGCTGGGAGCCTCATTTCGTGGAAGGTGAAGATCCAGAGCATATGCATCCGGAAATGGCGAAGGTGCTGGATACGATTGTTGAAAAAATTGCAGCCATTCAGAAAAATGCGCGTGAGAACAAGGATACTACCCGTCCGTTATGGCCGATGCTAGTATTCCGTTCCCCTAAAGGCTGGACTGGTCCGAAGGAATGGGATCATGTGCCGAATGAGAATTCATTCCGTGCCCATCAGGTGCCGATTCCGGTTGATCAAAATAATATGAAACACGCCCCTGCATTGCTGGAATGGATGAACAGCTACAAGCCTGAAGAATTATTCGACGACAACGGCACGCTGAAAGCTGAGATAGCCGAAATTCTGCCTACTGGCGATAAACGGATGGCGATGAATCCTGTTACCAATGCCGGCAAGCTCATTAAAGAACTTAATCTGCCGGATTTCCGCAGCTATGCACTTGATAACTCCGTACCTGGTACAGTTGTAGCGCAGGATATGGCGGTGCTCGGTAAATATATGAAAGAGGTTATTCTTCTTAATGAAGAGAACAAGAATTTCCGGATTTTTGGCCCGGATGAGACGATGTCCAACCGCTTGGGTCCAGTCTTTGAAGTGACCAAACGTCAATGGCTTGATCGAATTATCGAACCTAACGATGAATTCATGGCATCCTATGGCCGGGTCATTGATTCGCAATTGTCAGAGCATCAGGCGGAAGGGTTGCTGGAAGGTTATGTGTTGACGGGACGTCATGGTTTTTTTGCAAGCTATGAAGCTTTCCTGCGTGTCGTGGACTCGATGATTACTCAGCACTTCAAATGGCTGCGCAAAGCTACTGATCAAACCTGGCGTGCAGACATTCCATCCTTGAATGTTGTAGCCACTTCAACAGTGTTCCAGCAAGACCATAATGGTTACACACATCAGGACCCTGGTTTGCTGGGTCACTTGGCTGACAAGAAGCCGGAATTTATCCGTGAATATCTGCCTGCCGATGCCAATACCTTGCTGGCTGTGTTCGATACGATTCTGAACGACCGTCAAAAAATCAACCTGGTGGTTTCCTCCAAACATCCACGTCCGCAATGGTTTACTGCGGATGAAGCCAAAGAATTGGTGGATAAGGGACTCAAGATCATTGACTGGGCAAGTACGGATAATGGCGGAGAGCCTGACATTGTATTTGCTTCATCCGGTACGGAACCAACCATCGAAGCCTTGGCTGCCATCTCTATCCTGCATGAACAGCTGCCTGAGCTGAAGATCCGCTATATCAACGTGGTGGACCTGCTGAAGCTAAGAAGCCAGAAACTCGATCCGCGTGGTTTCTCTGACGCTGAGTTTGATCAATTTTTCACAAAGGATAAGCCGGTGGTGTTTGCATTCCATGGTTATGAAGGTCTGATCAAGGACTTGTTCTTCGACCGCCACAATCATAATCTGCGTGTGCATGGCTACCGCGAGAATGGCGATATCACAACCCCGTTTGATATGCGTGTATTGAATCAGATGGACCGTTTCGATCTGGTCAAAGAAGCTGTGCTGAGCCTGCCAGGCGCTGACAAGTACACAGACATTGTGAATGAAATGGACGAAATGGTGAAGAAACATCATCATTACATCCGTGAAGAAGGCTTGGACTTGCCGGAAGTCGAGAACTGGGTATGGAAGGCTTTGAAATAA
- a CDS encoding AbrB/MazE/SpoVT family DNA-binding domain-containing protein, which translates to MNRVIEMERKVTKFGNSLGITMTDALKQIGLELGDTVQIDVNPSSGEIIIKKSTKVTLPAGISDDFIDCLSEAISEYDETLKGLKDR; encoded by the coding sequence ATGAATAGGGTGATTGAAATGGAACGTAAGGTTACCAAATTCGGAAATAGTTTGGGTATAACGATGACCGATGCTTTAAAACAAATTGGTCTTGAGTTAGGAGATACTGTTCAAATTGATGTGAACCCCTCCAGTGGGGAAATCATCATCAAAAAATCCACTAAAGTCACATTACCCGCCGGAATCAGTGATGATTTCATAGATTGTCTGTCTGAGGCTATAAGTGAGTATGATGAAACCCTTAAAGGACTAAAAGATAGATGA